The Prionailurus bengalensis isolate Pbe53 chromosome E2, Fcat_Pben_1.1_paternal_pri, whole genome shotgun sequence region tctctctctccctctccccgcactaataaacttttttaaaaattaaaaaataaaaacaaattacagaTCTAAGGTTATAGAAAAATCAGACATTGAAAAATGATCAGGGGAATTTGCTCTTAGAGTCAACTCCTAACACTTCCCTCAGAAGGCAAGTTCAATCTCTGAGGCCCATGGAAAACAAGAGGCCCAGACTCACTAACTTCCCACTGTTCAAAATTACTACTTATTTTCTTATGtgttcttttccttgaatactGTCATATCCAACCCCCAATTTCTTCAAATCATGTGTGCTAATGAGTACTTTGGAGCAAAGGGAGAATGAAAAGAGCCATTAGAAGGCCTATCAATTTTAAGCAACAgtcatttgaaacatttttttttcttacaaaagatGTGTattcagaaaagcaaataaatcacGAATTACTTACTATAAAACACTGGAATTCTTAGTTCAATTTAACTCAAAGGGTAAAAACGGCTTCCTGTGCCAGAAATTGGAAAGAGGACATCTGAGTTGCACTTGTCTGAGGTCTAGAAGACCAAAGGGTAAAACCTTTCCAATTTCCTGTCTACTAATGCTTACAGGCCAAGAGGttcaagatttattttcttcaggtaaGATTTGTTTAATCttagggggaggaggggaggagggaagacagCATACTGGCCAAGCAACAGACAGGCTGAAGGTTTTCTTCTCAATTCAGAGAGTGAACAGAGACGGGTCCTGTAACCTTCATCCCCAGTCTCCCCTGTGCCTGGACTAAATCATCTCATGTCGCCAACAATTAAGGGGAAAGTTTGTTGGAGACATCTTTatcggtggggggtggggaggcctgtATGCATGCAGACAATAAGCAACCACATGCActgaatacatacacacactttgaAGTGAGacctaaaaattctttaatgcAGGTGAGATTTTAGTGCAGTCCTTCCATACCTGCTTTCCTTTCCTcaaattccttttgtttatttaactcatttccttctttgaagATACACTACAGTCACCTTATCACTTTTAACTAACTACTTGGTTTTTGAAGGGAAGAATACCTTTGGTTaggtttccatacaaatttgaaaacaaattttagatacttgaaaacaaattttagatACTTGTGATCTATAAGCTCAGGGCCACAGGGAACAGTCCCTCCCGGACTCGAGGGAGCTAAGGCAGTGAACAAGCAAACCCCTCTCAGAGCAACTGCAAAGTTGTCTCAACGGTCTAGAACTAATGAGGCCAAATTCTAAGGACGATTCAATACAAATACCTAGAATTCTCTTGACTGATCTCAAAGATGAAGAGAAGTATTTTTCCTTTAGTAAGTTATGCCCCTGAAAACAGTCCCTGGAGACTCACAGAAGTACGGGTGCTCCATGGCCTCTTTGGCAGTCAGTCTCTGCTGATGGTCGTATCGCAGAAGTTTGTCCAGAAGATCTAGGGCCTCGGGGCTGACGAGATGTCTGTTCTCACTATGGATAAAGTTTTCCCAGCGTTTCCGTGAATGTCTGAGAAAAAAGGGAAGCAATAGTATTCTGAGATTAAATTCAACAAGGATCCTGATGCATTAGGGCTAAAGCCAACAAAATCTTAGAATAATGCACTGATTCCAAGCTTGTGAAACCTCATTCTCGCTGGTACCTGTCCCACCCCCACACAGATACACTCGCAGCatcctaaaataaaaactgtgctcTATGACTGATAAATAAAATTAGCTCTAACTTCTACATATGATTTAGTTTGTGGCACCTTTCTAGATCACTTTTTATGCCTCAGGCTTTTAGTCAATTTTGGTGAGGCACAGAGGTGATGGgagttatttttgttgttcagcAGAAATATTTAGAGAGCTAGCCTCAGAAACATAGAGGTTCCATAAACCACTGTTTGAATATTGTCAACACATTTACTTTTCAACACTACTGCACTGTACCTGAAAATATGCTTTCAAATTTGCTATCTTGTGGAAAATCCATTACACCGAACAAGAAAAACTGTAACAGTCTTACTCCTAGAAGAATCACAGCTTTCTAAAATAAGCACATGCTGTACCAGAAAGCTGGTTTCTGTAACAGGattttgtcttcaattttttaCTGATTGACAGACTATCTCTTGGAGAAGTACAATAATCGAAAGACACATGTAAACACTGCCCAAATACTCtcaaaaaacaagttaaaaaaaaatacacacaggaATAAAGAAGTGTATTTCAATTCTGCTAGGATTAGCCAGCGATTTCAGCCAACACTCCCACTTTTGAAATGGGGTaaaaccctctttctctctccctctctcttacttaCTGTCCCAGGATATCGTTGAAGTGCGGATCTAGGTCTATGTGATACTTCTTCAGATAGCCATACAGCTCATCTGTACCCAGAACCTTGGCAATGCGAACAAgctgaaacacaaaacaaactgaCCAAATCACTGAGCACAGGGCTCACTGCAAGCCTGTGAGGTGCTATCCCAAGGAATTAGGGGGACTTCCACATCACTCTACCTCCAGACACCAGATACAGACTGGAGCCGGGGGCTGACAGCGGCAGACACAAGGACACGATGTTCACAGAAAGCAAATTTCCAAACTGCCTTTAAAATGGTAACAACTTATGACAATAATCTAGAAGCTGACGATTACAAGAGGCATCACCTAAGGACTAGAATCTAGTTTTATTTAGACAAGGAGTGCGTGACTTCACAGACTCACTCTGGAAGTGGGGCATAATATCGCTTTATCTGTTATGTTTGGGGACCTGGTAACCACAGACAAAATTTCATGAAATTCTTTACCCTGAAGGAAAACTTATGTGCAGACACTCAACGATATTTAGTGGCTCAAGGGTATCACCCCTGTCAAAGTACTCCATTTTCTCGGCTTCTGCCCCTACACAGGGAGGGGCTAGTTAGTGTTTGCTCACCTGGTCGTAGTTGTCCTGTCCATGGAAGAAGGGCTCCTTTCGAAAGATCATGCTTGCTAACATACAGCCCAAACTCCACATGTCCAAGCTGTAATCATACATCTGAGGAAAATAAGGTTGGCCTGTCAGGGAAGGGTGTTACAAATGCATTTTTCAGATCTGAATTTCTAGTCTTCAGGGTGACCTTTGCACATATTTTACAATtcgaagcaaaaaaaaaaaaaaaagtcattgagaaaaatttgaaattatcaCTTTGGGTGGGGTTTTCAATATATCCAAACTGCTAAATAAACAGCAAACGGGGAGAAGCACTAAGGCAATACACCCCGAATGCACAGGTGCTTGGCTAACAGTTTTACCTGATAGTCCACGAGAAGCTCCGGGCCCTTGAAGTACCTCGAGGCTACACGGACATTGTACTCCTGAGCAGGGTGGTAGAACTCTGCCAGGCCCCAGTCTATCAGTCGCAGCTACAAACATGACAGAAATCAAACATGTAAAGCATGTAGTTCTAGACTCCTGTGCCTTGGAACCAGGCCCCATCACACTGGCTAACAATTACGTGGGCCACACAAAAAATGTCAGCAAGCGCACTGGCAAAAATTACACTTTCAGCAACTGTGGAAGAGGTCATTTCTAGAGCAGAGCACTCAAAAtcctatttgctttttctttttgaaaatttaaattatccTGGGCTTCTCATTCTCTTTAGATCAATAAAACTTaagcttttctttctgtctccatagcACTTCCATGTATAACACATTCCCCTATCATTAATAGCTTCCATTATAAGTTCTAGCCACAACGGAAAGGGTTGGGGACATACAACCCCAGTCCAGGATCAAAGCACTGCTCCAGCTTCTCATTAATCTAAGTAACTGATTCATTTACTCATCTATCAGGGACAACCAGAACTGAATATCAAAATAAGGAGGGACCCAAGTGTACTTTTGAGGCCAGGCATATTGGTCTGAGGGTCATTAAATGAAGTAGAAACCATCAGCTGTAGTTTCTTTGCAGGGTCCTCCAGAAAACCATGACCAAAATAAACAAGGGACTATAGTTAGGTTCAGCTGTCTACTTTCCTTGTGTACTATACTTATGCAAAGTAGAAAGCAACCCTGGAGACTAAGAAGTAACAGAAGCCCGCCAAAGAAAACAGCATGGGTCTCCAGTACCACCTCAGTACTGGCCAGCATTTTGGTCGGCGGTAAGCCTTCCAAGGAAAGACTTGTTGCTGCCTGGCTGCAACGGTACCTTTTTCTGTTGATGATCTATCATGACGTTGTGAGGTTTCACATCCCTGTGCATGATTCCCTTGCTGTGGCAGTAATCCAGAGCCTATTAGAtaagaaagcacagagaaaaataagcaaaccGTCTACCAATTCCCAATGCAAGCATATTCTTATTTGTGATAGCTTGACTTGAGTATCTCCTAAAGTGCAGCTTACTGTCTGTAACAGATGAGAATAAACACGCTCAGAAGAtatcccttgctctctgcccactATGCTGGCAGCTGGTGGAAAGGGGGCTATgttaaaaaggagacagagacactTTGGACACTCCTCCTGCTTGTAGTTGGTAACACTTTACCAGCCACCTAGACTCAGAAATCATACATCAGCCTGTTAGTCTAATTCAATGGGTTTAAAAACAGATCTGGGAAACCCACTAGAGTCACTTCTCATAGGGGGTTCAAATGCCACGCCAAGAGTCCCTGTGGACACGAAGAATGGTATCTAAACGTATTGTTCAACATGGCTTATGTTTTAGACAAGTGCCCCATGTGGATTTTTGAGATTAACAAGTATTCTAGTATTagtattttccttcaaaaataatccccgaggggtgcctgggtggctcagtcggttaagcgttgacttctgctcaggtcatgatcttaaggtttgtgggtttaagccccgtgtcgggctctgtgctaacagctcagagcctggagcctgtttcaaattatgtctccttctctctctgcccctcccccacttgttcgctagctctctctctctctctctctctcaaaaataaacattaaaaaaataatttaaaaacaatccctgaggggcgcctgggtggcgcagtcggttaagcgtccgacttcagccaggtcacgatcttgcggtccgtgagttcgagccccgcgtcgggctctgggctgatggctcagagcctggagcctgtttccgattctgtgtctccctctctctctgcccctcgcccgttcatgctctgtctctctctgtccccaaaataaataaacgttgaaaaaaaaaattaaaaaaaaaaaaaaacaaaaaaaacaatcccTGAGCCAGCTGGCCTTTAAGAATtatattctgggggcgcctgggtggctcagtcggctaagtgtccaacttcgactcagatgatgatctcatggttcatgagttcgagccctgcattgggctctgtgctgactgctcggagcctggagcctgctttggattctgtctgctctcccccactcatgctctgtctcattctctctctcaaaaataaataataagcattttaaaaattaaaaaaaaaaacattacatttttactCTAAGGAAGGATATTACTACATTATATTTCTACTCTAAGGGAGGATATTGCTTCCTAAAAGATGAATGATATGCAGGTAAGATTTTTAACTGTacgatactttttttttttttttttagcacatttATAGAGTTGTACAACTATCACCATAATCCAGTCTTTACCATCTTCCCAAGAATTTCCCTTTAGCTTGCCTGTGATCAATCTCATTTCCCATTTGCCCCCTACCTCAGCCTTAACCACAAACCTGCTGTTACTATGGATTTGTCTTTTCTGGACGTTCattaagtgaaaaatacaatatacagCACTTTGTCTATCTTCTTTCGCTCAGCAGGTTGCTGAGATTCATCCGTTACTTTCTtcttgctgagtagtactccactGTGCAGACGCACTAGTCGATGGACATCAGAGCTATTTCCAGTTGTTAgctattatgaacattcatgCACAGGTCTTTGAGAGGGCAtaggctttcatttcttttatgcaGATTCCTAGGGGTGGATGTGCTGTGCTGTATGTTAGTTTACATCAGACTTTTCAAGAATGTCCTAAATGTCTTCCAAAATGCCTGCTCCATTCTACATTCCCATCAATAACGTATGAAggcttctttctccacatcctcgccaatgctGGTCATTGGTTCATCTTTGTAATTAcgaccattctgacaggtttgaagtgggatctcattgtggatttgaattgtattttcttaatgaGTCATCAAAGTTGAACATTTCAGGTGTTACTGGTCATCCTCTATTTTCTTCAGACCAATGTtgattcaaatcttttgcccgtTTTTTCTTCAGGCAGTTTGTCTTTGGTGttcaagaaagcaaaaatttgCTCTAAATCTCCTTTTCTAACATAGTAtctattttcataaatttcaaaTTGGGCACTTTGGCTGGTCTCAAAAAGCACTGCAGCCCACTCAAATGTTATTCCCTGGGTAACAATACTTGCAGCCATCCATCATCTTGtggtacctactatgtgctcgGCACTGAGTGCTCTTGGTAGAGTTTTCCTCGGGACAAAattagggtttctcaacctcagcaccaCTGACGTGTTGGACCGGGGAATTCCCGGTTGTGGGGAGCAGTCCTGTGCAGGGCAGGATGTTTACGAGGCTCCCTGGCCTCTTCCgaccagatgccagtagcactcctccaaactgtgacaaccaaaagtgGTTCCACATATCGCCAAATTGacttggttgagaaccactggactagGCATTTTTACATAGGAGAGAATGCGTAAGTCCGAAAATGATCCCTAGGATTGGTATTCTGGGAACAAGCAAATCTTGCTTTCCCCAGACACAGGGTATGATGTTTCTTATATATAGgtttaaaacaggcaaaactaaactTGGTGGTAGAGGAGGGGATCCTGAAGAGAAGGGACACATGAGACCTTTTGGTGTACTCATAATATTCTTGACCAGccctgtccaacagaactttctgcaatgacagaaatattctaaatatctgcactgtccaatatggcagctaCTAGCCACATGAGGCTactgaataaacaaactgtggctACTGTGATTAAGCAAAGGAactttaaattgaaattaaaacttaaGTAGCTACCTGTGGGCAACAGCTACTATAATGGACAGCATAGTACCACATATATCTGGGTGAAGGTTTTACTTACGTGAAATCCAAAAACCTGCACACTTAAGAATTGTTCATTTATGGAGCTTCtacttcaatttaatttttttctttctttggttcaCAAAAACAGTTGTAGCAAGATTCCACAGTGGCTTTGCGGCAATGTTTTCTGAAACCAGGGCTCCTGAGGACAGACCTCCCTGGATCCGAATCAGGAGACGAGACAGTGTACCCAGCAACGACTCAATagccctcagcctcagtttcttctacaTTTTTGGGAGAAGCTACATATTTCCCCTACCCtatccccatttttctttttttcacccgAAGAGAAAATTCAGCAAGTGTTGATTCTGTTATTTTGCCTGGTCTTCACCCAAAAGAATGAACTAATTAGGATCATAATACCTGGGATGTGAGAAATATCTGAGGAAAGCAAAAGTTGAACAAGTACAGTAAAAGAATTCTTTTGCCAACTTCACTGGTCAGACTCCCTGTGGAGTTACTGACATGCTTTTAGATTCCTTGGGGAAGTTATTTCAGTTTAGAATCTGATATTATATGACCATTAAGCATGAAAGACATTTTTCAAGCTTCATCTGGGGTTGTGTGCCACATTAACAGAAAGCAAGCCCTTACTGCCTAGCTGCTAGGGACATCAGACACAGAGAACCACCTGAATGACCAGCCTGCAAAGACCTGTGCCACTGGGATGTCTTCACCCGATCTAAGGACAACTGTGCTGGGTTATAAATCTTCACCTTTGGTGTGCACTAAGTGAAAACCACAAAAATCTTAAccccttacttaaaaaaaataaccaagtgaCAGCTTTGGATTATAGCTCTCATAGGGTGAATGCATGGGGTTCTCTGGAAAGGGCCTCCAGGAAAGGAGCTAAGCCTGAGAGCTCACAAGACCACAACACTGCAAACCTCTTCCCACCAAGGCCTTCGTTCTGGTCTGGAGAGGACATGGAGAGAGGTGTGATAAACCCAGCTC contains the following coding sequences:
- the CSNK2A2 gene encoding casein kinase II subunit alpha' isoform X2; amino-acid sequence: MPGPAAGSRARVYAEVNSLRSREYWDYEAHVPSWGNQDDYQLVRKLGRGKYSEVFEAINITNNERVVVKILKPVKKKKIKREVKILENLRGGTNIIKLIDTVKDPVSKTPALVFEYINNTDFKQLYQILTDFDIRFYMYELLKALDYCHSKGIMHRDVKPHNVMIDHQQKKLRLIDWGLAEFYHPAQEYNVRVASRYFKGPELLVDYQMYDYSLDMWSLGCMLASMIFRKEPFFHGQDNYDQLVRIAKVLGTDELYGYLKKYHIDLDPHFNDILGQHSRKRWENFIHSENRHLVSPEALDLLDKLLRYDHQQRLTAKEAMEHPYFYPVVKEQSQPCADNAVLSSGLTAAR
- the CSNK2A2 gene encoding casein kinase II subunit alpha' isoform X3; amino-acid sequence: MPGPAAGSRARVYAEVNSLRSREYWDYEAHVPSWGNQDDYQLVRKLGRGKYSEVFEAINITNNERVVVKILKSKTPALVFEYINNTDFKQLYQILTDFDIRFYMYELLKALDYCHSKGIMHRDVKPHNVMIDHQQKKLRLIDWGLAEFYHPAQEYNVRVASRYFKGPELLVDYQMYDYSLDMWSLGCMLASMIFRKEPFFHGQDNYDQLVRIAKVLGTDELYGYLKKYHIDLDPHFNDILGQHSRKRWENFIHSENRHLVSPEALDLLDKLLRYDHQQRLTAKEAMEHPYFYPVVKEQSQPCADNAVLSSGLTAAR